A region from the Wolbachia endosymbiont (group A) of Rhinocyllus conicus genome encodes:
- a CDS encoding IS110 family transposase, whose product MKYYSGLDVSLKETFISIVDEKGKIVKEGVVASESKAIAEYLLEQGKNYETIGVESGQLSISMCKKLRSFGLPVVCVDARHMAAALSARINKNDKNDARGIAQMMRAGLYKEVLVKSDESCQIKIALGSRRQLTCSYQQIVGTIRGLLKIYGIKLGQGSKFESLSLRIEKAIKDLDEISKASIGALVCSLEAIEKSLEKLDKMLLEQGKKDEDCKLLTTAPGVGTIVAMTYKATVDNPNRFERSSTVGAYMGLTPRQYASGEIDRHGSISKMGPMECRSMLYEAAQVLLTVSKKNFKLKSWGLKLARKKGMKKAIVAVARKLAVIMHRMLVNKTEFCYYN is encoded by the coding sequence ATGAAATATTATAGCGGATTAGATGTCTCACTCAAAGAAACTTTCATTAGTATCGTTGATGAGAAAGGAAAGATTGTTAAAGAAGGAGTTGTTGCAAGCGAAAGCAAGGCAATAGCAGAGTACTTGCTTGAACAAGGCAAAAATTACGAAACTATAGGAGTAGAAAGTGGACAACTTTCAATATCAATGTGCAAAAAATTAAGGAGTTTTGGCTTGCCAGTAGTTTGTGTAGATGCAAGACATATGGCAGCAGCTTTGTCTGCAAGAATCAATAAAAACGATAAGAATGATGCAAGAGGTATAGCTCAAATGATGAGGGCTGGGCTATATAAAGAAGTACTAGTAAAATCGGATGAATCTTGTCAAATTAAAATAGCACTTGGAAGTAGAAGACAGTTAACATGCAGCTACCAGCAGATTGTTGGGACAATAAGAGGGTTATTAAAAATATACGGGATAAAGCTCGGTCAAGGGTCAAAATTTGAAAGCTTGTCTTTAAGAATAGAAAAAGCAATTAAAGATTTGGATGAAATAAGTAAGGCTTCAATTGGAGCGTTAGTTTGTAGTTTAGAGGCAATAGAGAAGTCATTGGAAAAACTTGACAAGATGCTCTTAGAACAAGGCAAAAAAGATGAGGATTGTAAATTATTAACTACTGCTCCAGGTGTTGGTACTATAGTAGCAATGACATATAAAGCAACAGTGGATAACCCAAATAGATTTGAAAGATCTAGTACAGTTGGAGCGTATATGGGGTTAACACCAAGACAATATGCTTCTGGAGAAATTGATCGGCATGGTAGTATATCAAAAATGGGGCCCATGGAATGTCGAAGTATGTTATATGAAGCTGCACAAGTCTTACTTACAGTTAGTAAGAAAAATTTTAAGTTGAAAAGCTGGGGGTTAAAACTTGCAAGGAAAAAAGGGATGAAGAAAGCAATTGTAGCAGTAGCAAGAAAATTGGCTGTAATTATGCACAGGATGTTGGTCAATAAAACAGAATTTTGTTATTACAATTAA
- a CDS encoding head decoration protein, with product MTSITETNNLGDLLKYEVYRDYTREEITVAKGQNLKLGTVVGYDKDNMIKIINPTATDGTQTAIGVITSDINATETTKAVIITRIAMLADHAVVWPANITEEQKAAAIKQLEARGVIIRKGV from the coding sequence ATGACAAGTATAACTGAAACAAACAATTTAGGTGATCTTCTGAAATATGAAGTATATAGAGATTATACAAGAGAGGAAATAACCGTAGCCAAAGGACAAAACCTCAAACTTGGAACAGTTGTTGGCTATGATAAAGATAACATGATTAAGATAATAAATCCGACAGCCACGGATGGGACGCAAACAGCAATAGGTGTAATAACAAGTGATATAAACGCAACGGAAACCACCAAAGCAGTAATCATTACTCGTATAGCAATGCTAGCAGATCATGCAGTGGTGTGGCCAGCAAATATAACAGAAGAGCAAAAAGCTGCAGCAATAAAACAACTTGAAGCACGAGGCGTTATCATCCGCAAGGGAGTTTAA
- a CDS encoding AAA family ATPase, whose amino-acid sequence MSEPIIGREKEIVILENKLLSQSAEFIAVYGRRRVGKTYLIKQFFNKRDVILFEQTGLNKGALKEQLEIFAESLSRSFYNGVRMALPKNWMDALHQLTLSIDIHRNEQVVLFFDELPWLAARKSGFLVALEHYWNVYWTYRKRLILIVCGSAASWMLENLIYNKGGLHNRITARIPLQPFNLSETKEYLRYSGVNLNHQQILQIYMAMGGIPHYLKEVSQGLSAAQNINAICFQKEGLLFDEFDMLFHSLYEEPEIYINIIRAIARKPKGISRKELIKATKITEGGYLTTKLRSLEAAGFIGGFLPLNKAKRGVYYRVMDEYVLFYLTWIEPFREVMKKAITSDVHYWELAIKKPAWLTWTGQAFEAVCFKHANTIKRKLEMEHILTVCGEWQYHPEKDSEESGAQIDLVFDREDGCTTLCEIKYSDKPYTITKEYIEQLRKKEAIYKEKTRSKKQIFWVLIAANGATENQHLKDIINKVITLEDLF is encoded by the coding sequence ATGAGTGAACCAATAATTGGTAGAGAAAAAGAAATAGTCATCCTAGAAAATAAGCTTCTTTCCCAATCAGCCGAGTTTATCGCAGTGTATGGTCGACGTCGTGTAGGAAAAACATATTTAATAAAACAATTTTTCAACAAACGTGATGTAATCCTATTTGAGCAGACAGGTCTCAACAAAGGTGCTTTGAAGGAGCAGCTTGAGATCTTTGCAGAATCATTATCTAGATCTTTTTACAATGGTGTAAGAATGGCTTTGCCTAAAAACTGGATGGATGCATTGCATCAATTAACTCTTTCGATTGATATTCATAGAAATGAGCAGGTTGTTTTATTTTTTGATGAGTTGCCATGGCTTGCTGCAAGAAAATCTGGATTTTTAGTAGCACTGGAACACTACTGGAATGTATATTGGACATATCGAAAAAGGCTTATATTGATCGTGTGTGGTTCAGCAGCATCATGGATGTTAGAAAATTTAATCTATAATAAAGGAGGATTACATAACCGTATTACTGCAAGAATACCTTTGCAGCCTTTTAACTTAAGTGAAACTAAAGAGTATCTAAGGTATTCAGGAGTCAATCTTAATCACCAGCAGATATTACAGATCTATATGGCTATGGGAGGGATACCACACTACCTTAAGGAAGTAAGTCAAGGATTATCAGCAGCACAAAATATTAATGCGATCTGTTTTCAGAAGGAAGGTTTGTTATTTGATGAATTTGATATGTTGTTCCACTCGTTGTATGAAGAACCAGAAATATATATAAATATTATTCGTGCGATTGCAAGAAAGCCAAAAGGGATCAGCAGGAAAGAACTTATAAAAGCAACTAAAATCACTGAAGGTGGGTACTTAACTACTAAACTAAGGAGCTTAGAAGCAGCAGGATTTATTGGAGGTTTTTTACCACTGAATAAGGCAAAGAGAGGAGTATATTACAGGGTAATGGACGAATATGTGTTATTTTATCTAACGTGGATTGAACCATTCAGAGAAGTAATGAAAAAGGCAATAACAAGTGATGTTCATTATTGGGAGTTAGCAATAAAAAAACCAGCTTGGCTAACATGGACAGGACAAGCATTTGAAGCAGTGTGTTTTAAACATGCCAATACGATTAAAAGAAAACTAGAGATGGAACATATACTAACTGTATGTGGTGAGTGGCAATATCACCCAGAGAAAGACAGCGAAGAAAGTGGTGCTCAGATAGACTTGGTGTTTGATCGAGAGGATGGATGTACGACACTTTGTGAAATAAAATACAGTGATAAGCCTTATACGATAACAAAAGAATATATAGAACAGTTAAGAAAAAAAGAGGCAATTTATAAAGAGAAAACTAGGTCAAAGAAACAAATATTTTGGGTACTTATTGCTGCAAACGGAGCGACTGAAAACCAGCACTTGAAAGATATAATCAACAAAGTGATTACGTTAGAAGATTTATTTTAA
- a CDS encoding S49 family peptidase: protein MKNQAIWLNKPMMVEPRSFELLSLQAGKQPIFKNIKHAVRNSERGIKVIPIHGILTKKSEVFDDILGMTSYEKIREEIEEALIDKEVETIILDIDSPGGEVNGLFDLSDFIYEARALKKIIAIANDDAYSAAYAIASSAEKVLVTRTSGVGSIGVIASHIDQSGFDEKQGIKYTTVFAGSRKNDLNPHEPITSESLESLQEEVDRLYEMFLQLIARNRNLSTERIKSTEAGLYFGEKAIEIGLADGITTFSEFIDNYRRNMTKTEIKEQAIDIDDLIEQGRCLGYESCRTEVLEVIRLCNLSKMPEKIGEFIEQGVNAKQAQEILMSILAERTKKTEILSTIPQSTPEDLMMQVAKSRAKSGI, encoded by the coding sequence ATGAAAAACCAAGCGATATGGCTGAATAAGCCGATGATGGTAGAGCCAAGAAGTTTTGAGTTACTGTCATTACAAGCAGGAAAGCAGCCGATTTTTAAAAACATAAAACATGCAGTAAGAAATAGTGAAAGGGGAATAAAAGTAATACCAATACATGGAATCTTGACGAAAAAGTCAGAGGTTTTTGACGATATTTTAGGAATGACATCATATGAGAAGATACGTGAAGAGATAGAAGAAGCTTTAATAGATAAAGAAGTAGAAACAATAATTTTGGACATAGACAGCCCCGGAGGAGAAGTAAACGGTTTATTCGACCTTTCTGACTTTATTTACGAAGCAAGGGCATTAAAAAAGATCATAGCAATAGCAAATGATGATGCGTATTCTGCGGCGTATGCAATAGCGTCAAGTGCCGAAAAAGTATTGGTAACGAGAACTTCAGGAGTGGGAAGTATAGGAGTAATAGCAAGTCATATAGATCAAAGTGGGTTCGATGAAAAACAAGGGATAAAATATACCACAGTATTTGCAGGAAGTCGAAAAAACGATTTAAACCCGCATGAGCCAATAACATCAGAAAGTCTGGAAAGCTTACAAGAGGAAGTAGACCGCCTATATGAAATGTTTTTGCAGCTTATAGCAAGAAACAGAAATTTGTCCACGGAAAGAATCAAATCAACGGAAGCAGGGCTATATTTTGGTGAGAAAGCAATAGAGATTGGACTTGCGGATGGAATCACAACGTTTTCTGAATTTATAGATAATTATAGGAGAAATATGACTAAAACTGAGATAAAAGAACAAGCAATAGATATTGATGATCTAATTGAGCAAGGAAGATGTTTAGGGTACGAGAGCTGCCGCACGGAAGTATTAGAGGTGATAAGATTATGTAATTTATCAAAGATGCCAGAGAAAATAGGAGAATTTATTGAGCAAGGTGTAAATGCAAAACAAGCCCAAGAAATATTAATGTCGATACTGGCGGAGAGAACGAAGAAGACAGAGATTTTGAGTACAATACCGCAAAGTACACCGGAAGATTTGATGATGCAGGTAGCGAAAAGTCGAGCAAAATCGGGCATTTGA
- a CDS encoding reverse transcriptase N-terminal domain-containing protein produces the protein MPKVISGICRRKHFNLEGKVVNSSEYVMDQQKVRYEWNGIPWRKLKKSSFKLQKRIYQASKCNDIKKMHNLQRLLLKSTSAKTLAVKKVTQDNRGKKTAGIDGKANLNQKERLQLSYFLDIKEKAKPSRRVWIPKSGKPSEHRPLGIPTISCRAKQTLVKMALEPEWEAKLEPNTYGFRPGRSCHDAIEAIFDVLKQKTAYVLDADISGCFDNINHNKLLEKLNTTPTLKKIIKGWLGAGVMEDGKLQSTKRGTIQGGTITPPTMLQKT, from the coding sequence ATGCCCAAAGTAATATCTGGGATATGCAGACGTAAACACTTTAATTTGGAAGGTAAAGTGGTGAATAGTAGTGAATATGTTATGGACCAGCAAAAAGTTAGATATGAATGGAATGGAATTCCTTGGCGCAAGCTAAAGAAATCTTCATTTAAGCTACAAAAACGAATTTACCAAGCTTCTAAATGTAATGATATCAAAAAGATGCATAATCTTCAGAGATTATTACTCAAATCAACAAGTGCAAAAACACTCGCTGTTAAGAAAGTAACACAGGACAATAGGGGGAAGAAGACTGCAGGTATTGATGGAAAAGCTAACCTTAATCAAAAAGAAAGATTACAACTATCATATTTTTTAGATATAAAAGAAAAAGCAAAGCCATCAAGACGTGTCTGGATTCCAAAATCTGGTAAGCCATCGGAGCATCGCCCACTTGGTATACCCACTATATCGTGTCGAGCAAAACAAACACTTGTAAAAATGGCTTTAGAACCAGAATGGGAGGCAAAACTTGAGCCAAACACTTATGGTTTTAGACCTGGTAGATCATGTCATGATGCAATTGAAGCCATATTTGATGTGCTAAAACAGAAAACAGCATATGTATTAGATGCTGATATTTCTGGATGCTTTGACAATATTAACCATAATAAATTGCTTGAAAAGCTCAATACCACACCAACATTAAAGAAAATCATAAAAGGATGGTTAGGAGCTGGTGTTATGGAAGATGGAAAGCTTCAATCCACAAAACGTGGTACAATTCAAGGAGGGACGATTACCCCGCCAACAATGTTGCAAAAAACGTAA
- a CDS encoding recombinase family protein, protein MGFKEDQMVTVSLYARVSSGKQAQENTIASQVAALEKQISTDGYKLLSEYKFIDNGYSGSNLVRPDLEKLRDKVTEGKIDRIYIHSPDRLSRKYAYQMVLLEEFEKAGAETVFLNYEINDNPESQLLLQMQGMIAEYERAKIMERSRRGKIYAANKGCVSVMGGAPYGYRYIDKYMGGGQALFEINEEEANVVRKVFLWIGRERTSIGEVCRRLNTMSIITRTGKKYWDRSVIWGMLKNPAYKGQAAFGKTKVGIKLQHIRPQKHSCEQPKDNYSTYSVEKANWIYVKVPNIVDEDVFDIVQEQLAENRKIARTRERGAKYLLQGLIVCKRCRYAYYGSPVRNKRGEKIDHYAYYRCIGRDSYRFGGNKICDNKHIRTDALETAVWEEVKHLLKNPNRVLEEYRRRLSELKKSSWDQKSDLLEKQENKLKRGIARLIDSYAQEYINQEEFEPRIKAMKQSLKTIEEEKKRIFDQKKLKQELTLVVTNLEDFSSNITSNLDNADWLTKRDIIRTLVKRIEINLEDVNVVFRVKELPNSPGNNREEKKNLQHCWRGNDEAYRHTTVNRHTAIHSRYLLA, encoded by the coding sequence ATGGGATTCAAGGAGGATCAAATGGTAACAGTGAGTTTATATGCAAGAGTTTCTTCGGGGAAACAAGCACAAGAAAATACAATAGCAAGTCAAGTTGCAGCTTTAGAGAAGCAAATTAGTACGGATGGATACAAATTATTAAGTGAGTATAAATTTATTGATAATGGCTACAGTGGATCTAATCTAGTCCGTCCTGATCTAGAAAAGTTACGTGATAAAGTAACAGAAGGTAAAATTGATAGAATTTACATTCATTCACCTGATCGCTTATCTAGAAAATATGCATATCAAATGGTATTACTTGAAGAATTTGAGAAAGCAGGAGCAGAAACGGTTTTCTTAAATTATGAGATTAACGATAATCCAGAATCTCAATTGCTGTTACAAATGCAAGGTATGATAGCAGAATATGAACGAGCGAAAATTATGGAACGAAGTCGTCGCGGAAAGATTTATGCAGCTAATAAAGGTTGTGTAAGCGTAATGGGAGGAGCTCCTTATGGTTATCGTTATATAGATAAATATATGGGAGGAGGACAAGCTTTATTTGAAATAAACGAAGAAGAAGCTAATGTTGTTAGGAAAGTATTTTTGTGGATAGGAAGAGAAAGGACAAGTATTGGGGAAGTGTGTCGTCGGCTAAACACTATGTCTATTATAACACGAACAGGAAAAAAGTACTGGGATAGAAGTGTGATTTGGGGTATGTTAAAAAATCCTGCTTACAAAGGACAAGCGGCTTTTGGTAAAACAAAAGTAGGTATAAAGTTACAACATATCAGACCACAGAAACATTCTTGTGAACAACCGAAAGATAATTACTCTACCTATTCTGTTGAAAAAGCAAATTGGATTTATGTTAAAGTGCCAAATATAGTGGACGAAGATGTATTTGATATAGTTCAAGAACAATTAGCTGAGAATAGAAAAATAGCAAGGACAAGAGAAAGAGGAGCAAAATATTTACTACAAGGTTTAATCGTATGTAAGCGTTGTCGTTATGCATATTACGGAAGTCCTGTAAGAAATAAGCGAGGAGAAAAAATTGATCATTATGCTTATTATCGTTGTATTGGTAGAGATTCTTACCGTTTTGGTGGTAATAAAATTTGTGATAATAAACACATTCGTACAGATGCATTAGAAACAGCCGTTTGGGAAGAGGTTAAGCATTTATTGAAAAATCCAAATAGGGTTTTAGAAGAATACAGGCGTAGACTTTCAGAGCTTAAAAAATCATCATGGGATCAAAAAAGCGATTTACTAGAGAAACAAGAAAATAAATTAAAACGTGGTATTGCTAGACTTATTGATAGTTATGCTCAAGAATATATTAATCAAGAAGAATTTGAACCACGAATTAAAGCAATGAAACAAAGTTTAAAAACAATTGAAGAGGAGAAGAAAAGGATATTCGATCAAAAGAAATTAAAACAGGAATTAACTTTGGTTGTAACCAATTTAGAAGACTTTTCTTCCAATATTACATCAAACCTTGATAACGCAGACTGGCTAACTAAACGTGATATTATTAGAACGTTAGTCAAGAGAATTGAAATTAACCTTGAGGACGTAAATGTGGTATTTCGTGTAAAAGAGCTACCAAACTCTCCTGGAAATAATCGAGAAGAAAAGAAAAATTTGCAACATTGTTGGCGGGGTAATGACGAGGCTTATCGTCATACCACCGTGAACCGTCATACCGCGATTCATTCGCGGTATCTCTTAGCATAG
- a CDS encoding putative folate metabolism gamma-glutamate ligase, with amino-acid sequence MHIEAIYTHRIECGEVLEQVLDRYVSELLREEVVLAITSKIISVCQKQVVCKTACSKEELIKREADAIVDMAHSICLTIKDNILIPSAGIDESNGNEVYILYPKDVQKTALSIWNYLKTKHCIKHLGILITDSNVTPMRLGVTGVALGWCGFEPLYSYIGKPDLYNQSLQVTQVNLLDALATSAVLVMGEGAEQTPMAIISGAPKVHFLTRPPTTKEEKSVKISMKKDLYSPLLMGARWLKS; translated from the coding sequence ATGCATATTGAAGCAATTTATACCCACCGCATTGAATGTGGAGAAGTATTAGAGCAAGTTCTTGATCGCTATGTTTCAGAGTTGCTAAGAGAGGAAGTTGTTCTTGCTATCACATCAAAAATCATTTCCGTTTGTCAAAAACAAGTAGTTTGCAAAACTGCTTGTTCTAAAGAAGAGCTAATCAAAAGAGAAGCTGATGCAATTGTTGATATGGCTCACAGTATCTGTTTAACGATTAAAGATAATATCTTAATTCCATCTGCTGGTATTGATGAATCAAATGGTAATGAGGTGTATATTCTATATCCAAAAGATGTTCAGAAAACAGCTCTATCAATATGGAACTATCTCAAGACAAAACACTGCATAAAACATCTTGGTATTTTGATTACAGATAGTAATGTAACACCTATGCGCCTTGGGGTTACGGGCGTTGCTCTTGGTTGGTGTGGATTTGAACCACTTTATTCCTATATAGGCAAGCCAGATCTTTATAATCAATCACTGCAAGTAACACAAGTCAATCTTCTTGATGCACTGGCAACATCTGCTGTTTTAGTTATGGGAGAAGGGGCAGAGCAAACACCAATGGCAATAATTAGTGGTGCACCAAAGGTTCACTTTCTTACTCGTCCGCCAACTACAAAAGAAGAAAAAAGTGTTAAGATATCTATGAAAAAAGATCTTTACTCTCCTCTCCTCATGGGAGCCCGCTGGTTAAAGAGTTAA
- a CDS encoding dihydrofolate reductase — MKIIGIMAVDPKGVIGINNGLPWHYPSELDHFRQVTDKQVIVMGRKTFETIPQNILKPIVFSRNKLSPCFNKGIECTIVSSMQEFLSIQGNWSYPQIFMIGGAQIAHLFLEYDLISEFIITEIHRLYKGDVYFNLTLLDGWYKTILTKTKDYTICKLTR; from the coding sequence ATGAAGATTATCGGAATTATGGCTGTTGATCCCAAGGGGGTAATTGGAATAAATAATGGATTGCCCTGGCATTATCCAAGTGAGTTAGATCATTTTCGTCAGGTGACTGACAAACAAGTTATTGTTATGGGAAGAAAAACATTTGAAACAATACCACAAAACATATTAAAGCCTATTGTTTTTTCTCGTAACAAATTAAGTCCTTGTTTTAATAAAGGCATAGAATGCACTATTGTTTCTTCTATGCAAGAGTTCTTGTCAATCCAAGGTAATTGGAGTTACCCTCAAATCTTCATGATTGGTGGAGCACAAATAGCGCACCTTTTTTTGGAGTATGATCTAATTTCAGAGTTTATCATAACAGAAATTCACAGACTTTATAAAGGTGATGTATATTTCAACTTAACACTTCTTGATGGATGGTATAAAACTATTCTTACCAAAACAAAAGACTATACTATATGCAAGCTAACACGTTAA
- the folP gene encoding dihydropteroate synthase, which produces MIYISIGSNIGNRFSHLQRAAQLLKERYFKDLKSSIILETKAILPNGAPPEWDKPFLNMIVYGSCSSSPEELLKGLKQIECDIGRLQVYEKWAPRVIDLDILLWDDLTLDTPYLRIPHPELINRPFLLHLMAMLSPMDNTPIINKTFGTVAYDIPNIQDCFLKSFTLSPELVGIVNITPDSFSDGGLYYDSDQATKQALRLLSDGASIVELGAQSTRPGSLMQIPEEEYARLKPVLDNLNQYMKVGDIKVSIDSFWPDVILNVLEHYNIAWVNDQKEALDNNTLKAIASSGCSIVIMHSLSIPPHRDNIIPDDTDPIDIINNWAEKSISRLLTLGFDQSSIIIDPGIGFGKSLYQNIWLLRNIEALQSFGCKVLVGHSRKSFISSFSTEPVFNRDLETIALSSALHNKVDFLRVHNVRDHMRFFVAQAALQE; this is translated from the coding sequence ATGATCTATATTTCTATTGGCTCAAATATAGGAAATCGCTTTTCCCATTTACAAAGGGCTGCTCAGTTACTAAAGGAACGCTATTTTAAAGATTTAAAGTCTTCGATCATTCTGGAAACTAAGGCCATTTTACCAAACGGTGCTCCACCTGAGTGGGATAAGCCATTTCTCAACATGATTGTCTATGGAAGTTGTTCTTCTTCTCCCGAAGAGCTATTAAAAGGTCTAAAACAAATTGAGTGTGATATTGGCCGCCTGCAGGTCTATGAAAAGTGGGCACCTCGCGTTATTGATTTGGATATTTTGTTATGGGATGATCTAACGCTCGATACACCCTACCTTAGAATTCCTCACCCAGAATTGATAAACAGACCATTTTTGCTTCACTTGATGGCAATGCTGAGCCCTATGGATAATACTCCAATAATCAACAAGACGTTCGGTACTGTTGCTTATGATATCCCTAACATTCAAGATTGTTTTTTAAAGAGTTTTACGCTTTCACCAGAGCTTGTAGGTATTGTCAATATTACTCCTGATTCATTTTCAGATGGTGGTCTTTATTATGATTCAGATCAAGCAACCAAGCAGGCACTGCGGCTGTTATCAGATGGTGCAAGCATAGTTGAACTTGGTGCTCAATCAACAAGACCTGGATCTTTAATGCAGATCCCAGAGGAAGAGTATGCACGTCTAAAGCCAGTACTTGATAATCTCAATCAGTATATGAAAGTTGGTGATATTAAAGTCAGCATTGATAGCTTCTGGCCAGACGTTATTTTAAATGTTTTGGAACACTACAACATTGCCTGGGTAAACGATCAGAAGGAAGCTCTAGATAATAATACCTTAAAAGCAATTGCTAGCAGTGGATGTAGCATCGTTATTATGCATTCACTTTCAATACCACCACATAGAGACAACATTATTCCAGACGACACTGACCCAATTGATATCATAAATAATTGGGCAGAGAAGAGCATTAGCAGGTTACTTACCCTAGGTTTTGATCAAAGCTCGATAATTATTGATCCTGGTATTGGTTTTGGAAAATCTCTATATCAGAATATCTGGCTTTTACGCAATATAGAAGCATTGCAAAGTTTTGGCTGCAAAGTTCTGGTTGGTCATTCTAGAAAGTCATTTATTTCTTCTTTTTCTACAGAACCTGTCTTTAACCGAGATTTAGAAACAATTGCTTTATCATCTGCATTGCACAACAAGGTTGATTTCCTTCGAGTGCATAATGTGCGTGATCACATGCGATTTTTTGTAGCTCAAGCTGCTTTACAGGAATGA
- a CDS encoding dihydroneopterin aldolase has protein sequence MQCNLLISDLRLWVHLGCSAEEKFHSQLVSVNIDFTFKSPPLGLTTDRLEDTICYLEVVQSIQSLVQSKQFNLIEHLTHDIYRAINNLLVQKKHIISSIRVTTHKVAPPVPVVHGGVLFTYCNTLQEQEDN, from the coding sequence ATGCAATGTAATCTTCTTATATCTGACCTGCGGCTTTGGGTTCATTTAGGATGTAGTGCAGAAGAGAAGTTTCATTCTCAATTAGTTAGTGTTAATATTGATTTTACCTTTAAATCCCCCCCTTTAGGACTTACAACTGACCGGCTTGAGGATACTATATGCTACTTGGAGGTAGTTCAGAGTATTCAATCTCTCGTTCAAAGCAAGCAATTCAATTTAATCGAGCACTTAACCCATGATATATACAGAGCCATTAATAATCTTTTGGTGCAAAAAAAACATATTATTTCTTCCATAAGAGTGACTACTCACAAAGTTGCACCACCCGTTCCCGTTGTGCATGGAGGTGTTCTCTTTACTTATTGTAATACATTACAAGAACAGGAAGATAACTAA
- a CDS encoding CADD family putative folate metabolism protein: protein MEFTKSLNNKLDELHLLNHPFYQSWNTGSLSLQALQTYAKEYYHHVAAFPRYISGIHFLCPDLKMRQVLLGNLIEEEQGDENHPELWKRFAEGLGVTRSDLHKDAQIKEAQELVDGYFDIVRSDFASGLGALYAYERQTPEVSKSKIEGLKRHYSISDERSLQFFTVHMHADEWHSEECANLIADLSEEEQEKAMQGAKKGAKLLWGFLDGMMNASVCH from the coding sequence ATGGAATTTACTAAATCTTTGAATAATAAGTTAGATGAGTTGCACTTACTAAATCATCCATTCTACCAATCATGGAATACAGGAAGCTTAAGCTTGCAAGCTTTACAAACCTATGCTAAAGAATATTATCACCACGTTGCTGCGTTTCCTCGTTATATCAGTGGTATACATTTTTTGTGCCCAGATCTAAAAATGCGACAGGTTTTGCTTGGTAATTTGATAGAAGAAGAACAAGGTGATGAAAATCACCCAGAGTTATGGAAACGTTTTGCTGAAGGGCTTGGTGTAACACGGTCTGATCTCCATAAGGATGCACAGATTAAAGAGGCACAGGAGTTAGTTGATGGTTACTTTGATATTGTACGATCAGACTTTGCTTCCGGTTTGGGTGCACTTTATGCTTATGAACGTCAAACTCCAGAGGTTTCTAAGTCTAAAATTGAAGGTTTAAAAAGACACTATTCAATAAGTGATGAGCGTTCTCTTCAATTTTTTACGGTTCATATGCATGCTGATGAATGGCATTCTGAGGAATGTGCAAATCTTATTGCAGACTTAAGCGAAGAAGAGCAAGAGAAAGCTATGCAAGGCGCTAAAAAAGGAGCAAAACTCTTGTGGGGTTTTCTTGACGGGATGATGAACGCTAGTGTGTGTCATTAA
- the trxA gene encoding thioredoxin, which yields MSDDIISVNDQNFKSEVTDYKGFVLIDFWAEWCGPCKSLMPRIEQLAKDRKGKIKICKFDIDEGTEVPSKYGVQSIPTLIIFQDGKEIARKIGATNDLLSWVDSEIS from the coding sequence ATGAGTGATGACATTATATCAGTAAATGATCAAAATTTCAAATCTGAAGTCACTGACTATAAAGGGTTTGTTCTGATAGACTTTTGGGCAGAATGGTGTGGGCCATGTAAAAGTCTAATGCCGCGTATTGAACAGTTGGCTAAAGACAGAAAAGGCAAGATTAAGATCTGCAAGTTCGACATAGATGAAGGGACTGAAGTGCCAAGTAAGTATGGAGTGCAATCTATACCCACTTTAATCATATTTCAAGATGGTAAGGAAATTGCACGCAAAATTGGTGCAACAAATGATTTGCTAAGTTGGGTTGATAGTGAAATAAGCTAA